One genomic segment of Odocoileus virginianus isolate 20LAN1187 ecotype Illinois chromosome 33, Ovbor_1.2, whole genome shotgun sequence includes these proteins:
- the APOBR gene encoding apolipoprotein B receptor has product MDFLRLHLPGLHQALRGALDSLNTFVSYLIGDEVPTVERKEACAAKELREVAAGRPLGKVEEEAQEALEGLGGSQSTEDGGLRQPGETGRCWEESSAIEQTSGGGEGSSRGSQAERHDTGDWEAAKAIRCQDSGIPLEARKKSEAGQDRRGQALESQEHDEQEVKREETLRTWEREEEEVRATEPGMAGGVESERAWHKEPEGKAGADGHKVAGGGKESEQVVSEAAAEEIQGPGAKGAGREEGVVVVRYDRSPRALGTQEPGAESEDGEASGREEADLPGVEEAEYGAVPEKRIPEGTGRVWALEETSKRDQEEEEVDENRETEVSLFPEQTQVLGTRRVEAEAKGQAAGRETEEGPRSVGEVREGFEGQADGAEEEAVGRQGSEVKAGQASLKEMVQTEEAEEQKRESRSAAEAELPQAKVANEAKGDADLEATPEARPQQFNGRRGEEETQTGDEALEEERGGLEHTVTGGQEPELMGGPQTTTEQLEEGPVGKEELQSLLALSREETERSLQEYPRHVGHVKPNSSVTEAWENIRKDVERDDAQEEKGDAEEREEEATRGQASVVEAAGGRELARPAIPEAGGEWMEAWHGAEEAEAPGAENQEQGRRHGAEAGTSQFLGELDIRETQEEEVEAPGPFGEDRPSGKGWRLEAEALSPQSSESPEADSLAVEMVEDKAALDGGALGPGEEPKREAGDAFGRGWDSEGREEAHRGELVEAAEGEKGRGQEFGLEGSAEEEVPGQGSQAEAPEATLEGEPEGEVTGLGESAGAEGICEVDDFPSGSQALRAEDLPGGQALWEGEAGAWRAREQGQSGEGQRGNQHPEEGKAQRPLDVEDAGVTGGQKAEAAETDPDGLEDIQGLEDVQALEDQSTNEGPAEAEPGPRGEADRSAGQDADGKWGEALLPGSRLDVSVSRSRVFLSRSSSQRRSRPSFRRTPGPEPPEEPPSPPPEEEPSAPERRIQPEQPPEPRPPRPEGTPLPARRSPLGQGFGLAHPGMMQELRARLGQPKPQ; this is encoded by the exons atGGATTTCCTCCGGCTACATCTCCCTGGGCTGCATCAGGCCTTGAGAGGGGCACTG GACTCTCTCAATACCTTTGTTTCCTACCTTATAGGAGATGAAGTCCCCACTGTAGAGAGGAAGGAGGCATGTGCAGCTAAGGAACTGAGGGAGGTGGCTGCAGGAAGGCCCCTGGGGAAGGTGGAAGAGGAAGCCCAGGAGGCCCTGGAGGGTCTTGGAGGCAGTCAAAGCACGGAGGATGGAGGGCTGAGACAGCCTGGAGAGACTGGAAGATGCTGGGAGGAAAGCTCAGCTATAGAACAGACCTCAGGTGGGGGAGAAGGCAGCTCCCGTGGGTCTCAAGCTGAGAGGCACGACACTGGGGACTGGGAGGCAGCCAAAGCCATCAGATGCCAGGATTCAGGTATCCCCTTGGAGGCCAGAAAGAAGTCGGAGGCTGGTCAAGATAGGAGGGGCCAAGCTCTGGAGAGCCAGGAGCATGATGAGCAGGAAGTGAAGAGAGAGGAGACACTGAGAACATGGGAACGGGAGGAGGAAGAGGTCAGGGCAACAGAGCCAGGGATGGCGGGAGGGGTGGAGTCAGAGCGGGCCTGGCACAAGGAGCCTGAGGGGAAGGCCGGTGCTGATGGGCACAAGGTGGCagggggtggcaaggagtcagagCAGGTGGTCAGTGAGGCAGCGGCAGAGGAGATCCAGGGCCCTGGGGCCAAAGGGGCTGGCAGGGAAgaaggggtggtggtggtcaggTATGACCGAAGCCCAAGGGCACTGGGGACGCAGGAGCCGGGGGCAGAATCTGAGGATGGGGAAGCCTcaggcagggaggaggctgaCCTCCCAGGAGTCGAGGAGGCAGAATATGGAGCAGTCCCAGAAAAAAGGATCCCAGAGGGTACTGGTAGAGTCTGGGCCCTAGAGGAGACCTCCAAGAGAgaccaagaggaggaggaggtggacgaGAATAGAGAGACTGAAGTGAGCCTGTTCCCTGAACAGACTCAGGTCCTAGGAACCCGGAGAGTGGAAGCAGAAGCCAAAGGCCAGGCAGCAGGGAGGGAGACTGAGGAAGGGCCGAGGTCAGTGGGGGAGGTAAGGGAGGGCTTTGAGGGCCAGGCAGATGGGGCTGAGGAAGAGGCCGTGGGCAGGCAAGGCTCAGAGGTCAAGGCTGGTCAAGCCAGTCTCAAGGAGATGGTACAAACAGAGGAGGCTGAGGAGCAGAAGAGGGAGAGTCGCTCGGCCGCAGAGGCTGAGCTGCCCCAGGCCAAAGTAGCTAATGAGGCTAAAGGGGATGCTGACTTGGAGGCAACCCCAGAGGCCAGGCCCCAGCAGTTCAATGGGcggagaggggaggaagagacTCAGACAGGGGATGAAGCATTGGAGGAGGAGCGGGGTGGCCTTGAGCACACGGTCACTGGAGGCCAAGAACCTGAGCTGATGGGAGGCCCCCAGACCACAACAGAGCAACTTGAAGAAGGGCCGGTGGGTAAAGAAGAGCTCCAGAGCCTTCTAGCCCTgagcagagaggagacagagaggagcctgcaggAATATCCCAGGCACGTGGGGCATGTGAAGCCTAACAGCTCTGTGACTGAAGCCtgggaaaatataagaaaggaTGTGGAGAGAGATGATGCCCAGGAGGAAAAAGGAGATGctgaagagagggaggaggaggctaCAAGAGGCCAGGCATCGGTGGTGGAGGCTGCAGGAGGCCGAGAGTTGGCACGACCAGCAATCCCAGAAGCAGGTGGGGAGTggatggaagcctggcatggagcagAGGAGGCGGAGGCCCCGGGAGCAGAGAACCAGGAGCAGGGCAGAAGGCACGGGGCAGAAGCAGGGACCAGCCAGTTCCTGGGAGAGTTGGACATCAGAGAAACCCAGGAGGAGGAGGTAGAGGCCCCTGGGCCCTTCGGGGAGGACAGACCTTCAGGGAaaggctggaggctggaggcgGAGGCTTTGAGCCCCCAGAGCAGCGAGAGCCCGGAGGCAGATTCTTTGGCTGTTGAGATGGTGGAGGATAAGGCAGCTTTGGATGGAGGGGCCCTTGGGCCTGGAGAAGAGCCCAAAAGAGAGGCTGGGGATGCCTTTGGGAGAGGCTGGGATtcggaagggagagaggaagctcACAGAGGTGAGCTGGTGGAGGctgcagagggagagaagggaagggggcaggagtTTGGCCTGGAGGGCTCAGCCGAGGAGGAGGTGCCTGGCCAAGGTAGCCAAGCAGAGGCTCCTGAGGCTACCCTGGAAGGTGAGCCAGAGGGAGAGGTGACGGGGCTGGGGGAATCAGCAGGGGCAGAAGGAATCTGTGAGGTGGATGACTTTCCCTCGGGCTCACAGGCGCTGAGGGCAGAGGACCTCCCAGGAGGGCAGGCActgtgggaaggagaggctggggcaTGGCGAGCAAGGGAGCAGGGGCAGAGTGGTGAGGGGCAGCGTGGGAACCAGCACCCCGAGGAGGGAAAAGCACAAAGGCCCCTTGACGTGGAGGATGCCGGGGTGACCGGAGGCCAAAAGGCAGAGGCCGCGGAGACTGATCCAGACGGCCTGGAGGATATCCAAGGCCTGGAGGATGTCCAAGCCCTGGAGGACCAGTCGACCAATGAGGGCCCTGCGGAGGCTGAGCCGGGACCACGAGGGGAGGCTGACCGGAGCGCTGGACAGGATGCTGATGGCAAGTGGGGTGAG GCCCTGCTCCCGGGGTCCCGCCTGGACGTCTCTGTCTCGAGGAGCCGGGTATTCCTGTCCCGCAGCTCCTCGCAGCGCCGCTCCCGGCCCTCTTTCCGTCGGACCCCGGGCCCTGAGCCGCCCGAGGAGCCTCCCAGCCCCCCTCCTGAGGAGGAGCCATCAGCCCCAGAGCGGAGAATCCAGCCAGAGCAGCCGCCAGAGCCAAGGCCCCCCAGGCCTGAAGGGACTCCACTGCCGGCCAGGAGAAGTCCCTTGGGACAGGG GTTTGGCCTGGCACACCCAGGCATGATGCAGGAACTGCGAGCCCGGCTGGGCCAGCCAAAGCCCCAGTGA
- the IL27 gene encoding interleukin-27 subunit alpha has translation MGQTAGDLGWRLSLLLLFLLLARAGVWGFPRPPGRPPLSLQELQREFKVSLHLARKLLSAVRFQAHHFAESHLPGVNLDLLPLGEQLPNVSTTFRAWRGLSDPERLCFLSLTLRPFCTLLGGLGRQEFWTSSERMQLQVTRLDLRDLQQHLRFQMLAAGFNLPEEHENEEEKGLLPGALGAPLQISAQVSWSQFLYTYRLLHSLELVLSRTVRDLLLLSRGGNSVQALGFPTPSSQP, from the exons ATGGGCCAGACGGCAGGCGACCTTGGCTGGC GGCTCAGCCTTTTGCTGCTCTTCTTGCTTCTGGCTCGAGCTGGCGTCTGGGGATTCCCGAGGCCCCCGGGGAGGCCCCCCCTGAGCCTGCAGGAGTTGCAGAGGGAGTTCAAGGTCAGCCTGCATCTTGCCAGGAAGCTGCTCTCCGCAGTTCGGTTCCAGGCTCATCACTTT GCTGAATCTCACCTGCCAGGAGTGAACCTCGACCTCCTGCCCCTGGGAGAGCAGCTCCCCAACGTTTCCACGACCTTCCGGGCCTGGCGTGGCCTCTCT GACCCAGAACGactctgcttcctctctctgaCACTTCGTCCCTTCTGTACCCTGTTgggagggctggggagacagGAGTTCTGGACCAGCTCAGAGAGGATGCAACTGCAGGTCACGAGGTTGGATCTCCGAGATTTGCAGCAGCATCTCCGCTTCCAG ATGCTGGCTGCGGGATTCAACCTTCCTGAAGAGCATGAGAATGAGGAGGAAAAAGGACTGCTCCCAGGGGCTCTGGGCGCCCCCTTACAGATATCTGCCCAGGTATCCTGGTCCCAGTTCCTCTACACCTACCGATTGCTACACTCCTTGGAACTTGTCTTGTCTCGGACCGTGCGGGACTTGCTGCTGCTCTCCCGGGGCGGGAACTCAGTCCAGGCCTTGGGGTTCCCcacgcccagctcccagccctga
- the NUPR1 gene encoding nuclear protein 1, whose protein sequence is MATFPRAASPSRQPPGPEDEDAILDEYDLYSLAHSYPGVGGRKGRSKREAAINTNRHSPGGHERKLVTKLQNTERKKRGARP, encoded by the exons ATGGCCACCTTCCCAAGAGCAGCCAGCCCGTCCAGGCAGCCCCCAGGCCCAGAGGATGAAGATGCCATCCTAGATGAGTACGACCTCTATAGCCTGGCTCATTCTTACCCGG GAGTGGGAGGCCGGAAAGGTCGCAGCAAGAGAGAAGCCGCCATCAACACCAACCGCCACAGCCCTGGTGGGCACGAGAGGAAGCTGGTGACCAAGCTTCAGAACACGGAGCGGAAAAAGCGAGGGGCACGGCCCTGA
- the CLN3 gene encoding battenin isoform X1, with protein MPWEAVRARRGAFRIPRGRRQTRHLGLRCKTVRAPIGRTRWASGEWPELLGLCNNFSYVVMLSAAHDILSHQRTPGNQSHVDPDSTPTSHNSSSRFDCNPVSTAAVLLADILPTLVIKLLAPLGLHLLPYSPRVLTSGICAAGSFLLVAFSHSVTISLCGVVLASISSGLGEVTFLSLTAFYPRAVISCWSSGTGGAGLLGALSYLGLTQAGLSPQHTLLSMLGIPALLLASYFLLLTSPGPQDPRGEEDSDPAARQPLINNETSESKPGFGSPLSLQERWTVFKGLLHYIVPLVLVYFAEYFINQGLFELLFFRNTFLTHAQQYRWYQMLYQAGVFASRSSLRCCRIRHTWILALLQCLNLAFLLVDVWLSFLPSIYVVFLIIVYEGLLGGAAYVNTFHNIAMETSDEHREFAMATACISDTLGISLSGLLALPLHDFLCQLS; from the exons ATGCCATGGGAGGCTGTACGGGCTCGCCGCGGCGCCTTTCGGATTCCGAGG gGGAGGAGACAGACCCGGCACCTCGGCCTCCGCTGCAAGACAGTCAGGGCGCCCATTGGAAGAACGCGGTGGGCTTCTGGTGAGTGGCCTGA GCTCTTGGGCCTCTGCAACAACTTCTCTTATGTGGTGATGCTCAGCGCTGCCCACGACATCCTTAGTCACCAGAGAACACCTGGGAATCAGAGCCAT GTGGACCCAGACTCAACGCCCACCTCACACAATAGCTCATCTCGATTTGACTGCAACCCTGTCTCCACAGCA GCAGTGCTTCTGGCCGACATCCTTCCCACCCTCGTCATCAAATTGCTGGCTCCTCTTGGCCTTCATCTGCTGCCCTACAG cccccggGTGCTCACCAGTGGGATCTGTGCTGCAGGAAGCTTCCTCCTAGTTGCCTTTTCTCATTCCGTGACGATCAGCCTGTGTG GTGTGGTCTTGGCTAGCATCTCTTCGGGTCTGGGGGAGGTCACCTTCCTCTCTCTCACTGCCTTCTACCCCAG GGCCGTGATCTCCTGCTGGTCCTCAGGTACTGGGGGAGCAGGGCTGCTAGGGGCACTGTCTTACTTGGGCCTCACCCAGGCTGGCCTCTCTCCCCAGCACACCCTACTGTCCATGCTGGGTATTCCCGCCCTGCTGCTGGCCAG CTATTTCTTGTTGCTCACATCTCCTGGGCCACAGGATCCTAGAGGGGAAGAGGATTCAGACCCAGCAGCTCGGCAGCCGCTGATCAACAATGAGACTTCAGAGTCGAAGCCAG GCTTCGGCTCACCCCTTTCCCTTCAGGAAAGGTGGACCGTGTTTAAG GGCCTGTTGCACTACATCGTCCCCTTGGTGCTGGTTTACTTCGCTGAGTATTTCATCAACCAGGGACTT TTTGAACTCCTCTTCTTCAGGAACACATTCCTGACTCATGCTCAGCAGTACCGCTG GTACCAGATGCTGTACCAGGCTGGCGTCTTTGCCTCCCGCTCCTCCCTCCGCTGCTGTCGCATCCGCCACACGTGGATCCTGGCCTTGCTGCAG TGCCTCAACCTGGCCTTCCTGCTGGTGGACGTGTGGCTGAGCTTCCTGCCGAGCATCTACGTTGTCTTCCTGATCATTGTGTATGAGGGGCTCCTAGGGGGCGCGGCCTACGTGAACACCTTTCACAACATTGCCATGGAG accAGCGATGAGCACCGGGAATTTGCCATGGCAACCGCCTGTATCTCTGACACCTTGGGGATCTCGCTCTCAGGGCTCCTGGCCCTGCCTCTGCATGACTTCCTCTGCCAACTCTCCTGA
- the CLN3 gene encoding battenin isoform X2 produces MGGCTGSPRRLSDSEGEETDPAPRPPLQDSQGAHWKNAVGFWLLGLCNNFSYVVMLSAAHDILSHQRTPGNQSHVDPDSTPTSHNSSSRFDCNPVSTAAVLLADILPTLVIKLLAPLGLHLLPYSPRVLTSGICAAGSFLLVAFSHSVTISLCGVVLASISSGLGEVTFLSLTAFYPRAVISCWSSGTGGAGLLGALSYLGLTQAGLSPQHTLLSMLGIPALLLASYFLLLTSPGPQDPRGEEDSDPAARQPLINNETSESKPGFGSPLSLQERWTVFKGLLHYIVPLVLVYFAEYFINQGLFELLFFRNTFLTHAQQYRWYQMLYQAGVFASRSSLRCCRIRHTWILALLQCLNLAFLLVDVWLSFLPSIYVVFLIIVYEGLLGGAAYVNTFHNIAMETSDEHREFAMATACISDTLGISLSGLLALPLHDFLCQLS; encoded by the exons ATGGGAGGCTGTACGGGCTCGCCGCGGCGCCTTTCGGATTCCGAGG gGGAGGAGACAGACCCGGCACCTCGGCCTCCGCTGCAAGACAGTCAGGGCGCCCATTGGAAGAACGCGGTGGGCTTCTG GCTCTTGGGCCTCTGCAACAACTTCTCTTATGTGGTGATGCTCAGCGCTGCCCACGACATCCTTAGTCACCAGAGAACACCTGGGAATCAGAGCCAT GTGGACCCAGACTCAACGCCCACCTCACACAATAGCTCATCTCGATTTGACTGCAACCCTGTCTCCACAGCA GCAGTGCTTCTGGCCGACATCCTTCCCACCCTCGTCATCAAATTGCTGGCTCCTCTTGGCCTTCATCTGCTGCCCTACAG cccccggGTGCTCACCAGTGGGATCTGTGCTGCAGGAAGCTTCCTCCTAGTTGCCTTTTCTCATTCCGTGACGATCAGCCTGTGTG GTGTGGTCTTGGCTAGCATCTCTTCGGGTCTGGGGGAGGTCACCTTCCTCTCTCTCACTGCCTTCTACCCCAG GGCCGTGATCTCCTGCTGGTCCTCAGGTACTGGGGGAGCAGGGCTGCTAGGGGCACTGTCTTACTTGGGCCTCACCCAGGCTGGCCTCTCTCCCCAGCACACCCTACTGTCCATGCTGGGTATTCCCGCCCTGCTGCTGGCCAG CTATTTCTTGTTGCTCACATCTCCTGGGCCACAGGATCCTAGAGGGGAAGAGGATTCAGACCCAGCAGCTCGGCAGCCGCTGATCAACAATGAGACTTCAGAGTCGAAGCCAG GCTTCGGCTCACCCCTTTCCCTTCAGGAAAGGTGGACCGTGTTTAAG GGCCTGTTGCACTACATCGTCCCCTTGGTGCTGGTTTACTTCGCTGAGTATTTCATCAACCAGGGACTT TTTGAACTCCTCTTCTTCAGGAACACATTCCTGACTCATGCTCAGCAGTACCGCTG GTACCAGATGCTGTACCAGGCTGGCGTCTTTGCCTCCCGCTCCTCCCTCCGCTGCTGTCGCATCCGCCACACGTGGATCCTGGCCTTGCTGCAG TGCCTCAACCTGGCCTTCCTGCTGGTGGACGTGTGGCTGAGCTTCCTGCCGAGCATCTACGTTGTCTTCCTGATCATTGTGTATGAGGGGCTCCTAGGGGGCGCGGCCTACGTGAACACCTTTCACAACATTGCCATGGAG accAGCGATGAGCACCGGGAATTTGCCATGGCAACCGCCTGTATCTCTGACACCTTGGGGATCTCGCTCTCAGGGCTCCTGGCCCTGCCTCTGCATGACTTCCTCTGCCAACTCTCCTGA